Proteins encoded together in one Myxococcales bacterium window:
- a CDS encoding DUF393 domain-containing protein, producing the protein MKTWDVEVFYDGDCPLCVREIRMLQWLDRRRERIRFTDIASPSFDPASTGLTFAELMDRIHGRLADGTPIEGVEVFRRLYAAVGFGPVVALTRLPLVSHALELGYRLFAKNRLRLTGRCVKGETCEVGRA; encoded by the coding sequence ATGAAAACCTGGGACGTCGAGGTGTTCTACGACGGGGACTGCCCCCTCTGCGTGCGCGAGATCCGCATGCTCCAGTGGCTCGACCGGCGCCGCGAGAGGATTCGCTTCACCGACATCGCGTCTCCCTCGTTCGACCCCGCGTCGACGGGGCTCACGTTCGCCGAGCTCATGGATCGCATCCACGGCCGCCTCGCCGACGGCACCCCCATCGAAGGGGTCGAGGTCTTTCGCCGGCTCTACGCGGCCGTGGGCTTCGGCCCGGTCGTCGCGCTCACCCGCCTCCCTCTGGTGTCGCACGCGCTCGAGCTCGGCTACCGGCTCTTCGCGAAGAACCGTCTGCGCCTCACGGGCCGCTGCGTGAAGGGCGAGACGTGCGAGGTGGGCCGTGCGTGA
- a CDS encoding 1-acyl-sn-glycerol-3-phosphate acyltransferase: protein MTQVLMPSALPEIPTRRLKSSVPRYAAGFGLIAAVSTVGMPLALTLLPSRVARIKLTNFLGHVTGRAITYLAGAKPEIKNRERISDAFPAIYVMNHTSTLDLFLSIWLCPSGGCGVTKKEVERIPFLGQLYKLSGHLMLDRGDRAQSVGALTEVAELMKKHRLGCWILPEGTRSHEGTLKPFKSGFVHLAIATKLPVVPVVVHGANRIWPKKGGLHAGALPIEVLEPIDTTAWRAETSREHAHHVHTLMANALGQPAAEMPRPS, encoded by the coding sequence ATGACCCAGGTGCTCATGCCCTCGGCGCTGCCCGAGATCCCCACCCGCCGCCTCAAGTCTTCCGTCCCGCGCTACGCCGCCGGGTTCGGTCTCATCGCCGCCGTGTCGACGGTGGGCATGCCGCTCGCGCTGACGCTGCTCCCCTCGCGGGTCGCGCGCATCAAGCTCACGAATTTCTTGGGGCACGTCACGGGCCGAGCCATCACCTACCTTGCGGGCGCGAAGCCCGAGATCAAGAACCGCGAGCGCATCTCCGACGCGTTCCCGGCGATCTACGTGATGAACCACACCTCGACGCTGGACCTCTTCTTGTCGATCTGGCTCTGCCCGAGCGGCGGCTGCGGCGTCACCAAGAAAGAGGTCGAGCGCATCCCGTTCTTGGGGCAGCTCTACAAGCTCTCGGGGCACCTCATGCTCGATCGCGGCGACCGCGCGCAGTCCGTCGGGGCGCTCACCGAGGTGGCCGAGCTCATGAAGAAGCACCGCCTCGGCTGCTGGATTTTGCCGGAGGGCACGCGCAGCCACGAGGGCACGCTGAAGCCGTTCAAGAGCGGCTTCGTGCACCTCGCGATCGCCACGAAGCTGCCCGTCGTGCCGGTGGTCGTCCACGGCGCGAACCGCATCTGGCCGAAGAAGGGCGGGCTCCACGCGGGCGCGCTGCCGATCGAGGTCCTCGAGCCGATCGACACCACGGCGTGGCGCGCCGAGACGTCGCGCGAGCACGCCCACCACGTGCACACGCTCATGGCGAACGCCCTCGGGCAGCCCGCCGCCGAGATGCCCCGCCCGTCCTGA